From a region of the bacterium genome:
- the uvrC gene encoding excinuclease ABC subunit UvrC, which translates to MFAKMKEQIKHVPAAPGVYLYRDAEGVVLYVGKAKDLRKRVRQYFTGGQEERTAHFLPLIDTVETIVAGSEKEALLLENTLIKRYRPAFNVDMKDDKSYPCFRVTVQEAFPRLEITRKLAVDGSLYFGPFTDAGAARATLSWLERAFPLRRCRKPVPGGRGRQGRPCLDFQMGRCLGPCGEEVTRDEYGRIVVELVDFLKGNGKKVVSKLCKRMKQASGEMKYEEAASLRDRVAAIETVLEKQDVVGNPGEDIDVLGFAGSGDTGVLTSLFIRSGMLVGRSDTVVTGASDPAQALDAFLSKHYRETVPPPPLILCLEGVDFSHVHEELLSEIGGRKISVRKPTRGRGLRLVRLAAENASQALREMLSRERDARTLIEELQEALKLKHPPARIECIDISHTTGRETCGATVVWEKGKLVKEHYRLYAIDSSDTNGDDYAALSEVIERRFTGTSSTLMPIPDLLLVDGGKGQLSRVVKTVDDYNVKNLQLAAISKGRSAKRSGVHTLTDEIYLPGRVNPIKIEKHSAAMRIMQMMRDEAHRFALSSHRKRRNKDDLLSRLDGIVGVGPTRRRALLLHFRSIEEIRIAPEEEIASLKGFNHSVARRIKESLQ; encoded by the coding sequence ATGTTTGCCAAAATGAAGGAGCAGATAAAACACGTCCCGGCTGCCCCCGGAGTGTACCTCTATAGGGACGCCGAAGGCGTTGTCTTGTACGTTGGGAAGGCAAAGGATCTGCGTAAGAGGGTAAGACAATATTTTACGGGTGGGCAGGAGGAAAGGACCGCTCATTTTCTGCCTCTGATAGATACTGTGGAAACCATTGTTGCCGGATCTGAAAAGGAAGCTCTCCTCCTTGAAAACACACTGATAAAGCGGTACCGTCCGGCCTTCAATGTGGACATGAAGGACGACAAAAGCTATCCCTGTTTCAGGGTCACGGTTCAGGAGGCATTTCCCAGGCTGGAGATAACGCGAAAACTTGCGGTGGATGGGAGCCTTTATTTCGGTCCTTTTACTGACGCGGGGGCAGCCAGAGCAACTCTGTCGTGGCTGGAACGAGCTTTTCCGCTGCGTAGATGCCGTAAACCGGTTCCCGGCGGGAGGGGACGACAAGGACGGCCGTGTCTTGATTTTCAGATGGGACGTTGTCTGGGGCCCTGCGGCGAAGAGGTGACTCGGGATGAATACGGCCGGATAGTTGTTGAACTGGTGGATTTTCTCAAGGGCAACGGTAAAAAGGTCGTTAGTAAACTTTGCAAGAGGATGAAACAGGCATCAGGGGAGATGAAGTACGAGGAGGCCGCCAGCCTGAGAGATCGTGTAGCAGCGATTGAAACGGTCCTTGAAAAACAGGATGTGGTAGGGAACCCCGGGGAGGATATAGATGTGCTGGGGTTCGCAGGATCGGGAGACACCGGAGTCCTGACTAGCCTTTTTATCAGGTCGGGCATGCTGGTAGGCAGATCCGACACTGTTGTCACAGGCGCCTCTGACCCGGCTCAGGCCCTGGACGCATTCCTGTCAAAACACTACAGGGAAACGGTTCCACCACCACCCCTTATCCTCTGCCTCGAGGGTGTCGATTTCAGTCATGTTCACGAGGAGCTGCTATCGGAGATCGGTGGGAGAAAGATCAGCGTTCGCAAGCCTACAAGAGGCCGAGGCCTGCGTCTGGTGCGGTTGGCCGCAGAAAACGCCTCGCAGGCTCTCAGGGAAATGCTGTCCAGGGAGAGGGACGCACGAACACTTATTGAAGAACTTCAGGAGGCGCTCAAACTGAAACATCCGCCGGCCAGGATTGAATGCATAGACATCTCACACACCACTGGACGGGAGACCTGCGGCGCTACGGTGGTCTGGGAAAAGGGGAAGTTGGTAAAGGAACATTACAGGCTCTATGCGATAGATTCCAGCGATACAAATGGAGACGATTATGCCGCTCTTTCAGAGGTTATTGAAAGACGTTTTACGGGAACTTCAAGCACCCTTATGCCCATCCCGGATCTTCTCCTGGTGGACGGGGGCAAGGGACAGCTATCACGAGTGGTTAAGACTGTTGACGACTATAATGTCAAGAACCTTCAGTTGGCCGCTATCTCCAAGGGGCGTTCGGCTAAACGTTCCGGTGTCCATACCCTCACTGATGAGATCTACCTGCCCGGACGAGTAAATCCCATTAAAATAGAAAAACATTCGGCTGCCATGCGCATTATGCAGATGATGAGGGACGAAGCGCACAGGTTTGCGCTGTCCTCTCATCGAAAACGCAGGAACAAGGATGATCTACTCAGTCGTCTGGACGGAATCGTTGGAGTAGGTCCGACGCGGCGCAGGGCCTTGCTCCTTCATTTTCGGTCCATTGAGGAGATCCGGATAGCACCAGAGGAGGAGATCGCTTCCCTGAAAGGCTTTAACCACTCTGTAGCGCGCAGGATCAAGGAGAGCCTCCAATGA
- the mobB gene encoding molybdopterin-guanine dinucleotide biosynthesis protein B: MKDGSSRQGPEGVADKIPNAVAFIAGRSGTGKTTLMEALLTVLKGKGYRVGTVKHSGHQAAMDREGSDSWRFTQAGADITVLAASGQLAVLRNIDQPSLEDALLEASSGTDIVLVEGFKEMNLPKIEVYRSEHSEGLYFRRDKEPDPYLIAVASDTPLDIDVPVLNLNDPEEVCKFIVERFLKSRDS, translated from the coding sequence ATGAAAGATGGTTCAAGCAGACAAGGGCCTGAGGGAGTGGCTGATAAAATCCCTAATGCAGTCGCTTTCATAGCAGGAAGGTCCGGCACAGGCAAGACAACGCTTATGGAAGCTCTTTTAACAGTGTTGAAAGGAAAGGGGTACCGGGTAGGCACTGTCAAGCATTCGGGGCATCAGGCAGCAATGGACAGGGAGGGGAGCGATTCCTGGCGGTTTACACAAGCTGGGGCTGATATAACCGTATTGGCAGCAAGTGGACAGCTTGCTGTTTTACGAAACATTGATCAACCCTCCCTTGAGGATGCACTCCTCGAGGCTTCTTCAGGCACTGATATTGTTTTGGTGGAAGGGTTTAAAGAGATGAACCTTCCAAAAATAGAGGTTTACAGATCAGAACACTCGGAAGGTCTGTATTTTCGGCGAGACAAAGAACCGGACCCATATCTCATCGCTGTTGCCAGTGACACTCCTCTGGATATTGATGTTCCCGTCCTGAACCTTAACGATCCCGAGGAAGTGTGTAAATTCATAGTTGAGAGGTTTTTGAAGAGCCGTGATTCGTGA